The proteins below come from a single Candidatus Binatia bacterium genomic window:
- a CDS encoding TonB-dependent receptor, producing the protein MPVLRLLLATLILLPAAPLWSGAESSPPTTDEHVDTIVVTGTRSKKSLHRIPAAMSVVEGDDIRKARPTVGLEEPLRRIPGVFVQNSGNYAQDFRVQIRGFGTRAAFGIREVKVLVDGLPETLPDGQSQVDTIELATIQRVEVLRGAGASLYGNAAGGVLHVITDDPPEEPGVNLSATGGSYGMAKIVGQFGAQRGNLGGIGTASYLQTDGYRDHSGARSAAFIGRLVWDLDEKTELKVLLDGAHAPKADDPGGLTGEQANQDPRQARDRNVLLDAGESVDQIRLGAVLDRDLESGSLDAYAYTLYRDFFTKLPIVPAQGDGIVQFDRISPGGGLRYSYDRPVLGWDQTLTVGTDIQYQRDDRQRFANEEGQKGTLGLDQIEEVTGAGIYLREAVSLTADVEVSGGVRYDTVHYSVDVKTPPDSDASGSRTLDAWSPSGGVVFTPTEALSLFGNVSTAFQVPTTTELVNPDGPGFNPNIQPQTARSYELGLRFGPPHLDMGVALYRIDIDDELIPFETPAGRVAFRNAGRSRRYGVEVDWRSELLQGLVWTGSGTAMRAKYINYTTDDGDFAGNREPGIPPWFVYQELAYGHDSGLHAALEAYLVGGYFVDDANTATTPGYGLLNVRFGWDTTVGDWDVQPFVGLQNLTNARYDGTVRLNAFGGRYYEPAPSFNVYGGVRIAQSFG; encoded by the coding sequence GTGCCTGTCCTGCGACTTCTCCTCGCGACTCTGATCCTCCTACCCGCGGCCCCTTTGTGGTCGGGCGCGGAGTCCTCGCCCCCGACCACCGACGAGCACGTAGATACGATCGTGGTCACGGGGACGCGCAGTAAGAAGTCCCTTCACCGGATCCCGGCGGCGATGAGCGTTGTCGAGGGAGACGACATCCGAAAGGCGCGTCCGACGGTCGGGCTCGAAGAACCGCTGCGCCGCATCCCGGGCGTCTTCGTGCAGAACAGCGGCAACTACGCGCAGGACTTCCGCGTCCAGATACGCGGCTTCGGGACGCGCGCCGCGTTCGGCATCCGTGAGGTGAAGGTTCTGGTCGACGGCTTGCCCGAGACGCTGCCCGACGGCCAATCCCAGGTCGACACGATCGAGCTCGCCACAATCCAACGGGTCGAGGTCCTGCGCGGCGCAGGTGCTTCCCTGTACGGCAACGCGGCGGGTGGCGTCCTTCACGTCATCACGGACGATCCGCCCGAGGAGCCCGGCGTGAACCTGAGCGCGACTGGGGGGTCTTACGGGATGGCGAAGATCGTCGGCCAATTCGGCGCACAGCGCGGGAACCTCGGCGGGATCGGGACCGCTTCGTACCTCCAGACCGACGGCTACCGGGATCACAGCGGGGCACGCAGCGCCGCCTTCATCGGCCGGCTCGTCTGGGATCTCGACGAGAAGACGGAACTGAAGGTCCTCCTCGACGGCGCACACGCGCCCAAGGCGGACGATCCCGGTGGCCTCACCGGAGAACAAGCCAACCAAGACCCCCGCCAGGCGCGCGACCGGAACGTGCTTCTCGACGCCGGCGAGTCCGTGGACCAGATTCGCCTCGGCGCCGTGCTCGACCGCGACCTCGAGTCCGGCAGCCTCGACGCTTACGCGTACACGCTGTACCGCGACTTCTTCACCAAGCTGCCCATCGTACCGGCCCAGGGCGACGGCATCGTCCAGTTCGACCGCATCAGCCCCGGCGGCGGCCTGCGATACTCCTACGACCGCCCCGTTCTCGGCTGGGACCAGACGCTCACCGTGGGCACCGACATCCAGTACCAGCGAGACGACCGACAGCGCTTCGCCAACGAAGAGGGTCAAAAAGGCACCCTCGGCCTCGACCAGATCGAAGAGGTCACCGGCGCCGGGATCTATCTCCGTGAGGCCGTCTCGCTCACAGCCGACGTCGAGGTCAGTGGCGGAGTCCGATACGACACCGTCCACTACTCGGTGGACGTGAAGACGCCACCGGACAGCGACGCCTCGGGTTCCCGCACACTCGATGCCTGGAGCCCGAGCGGCGGGGTCGTGTTCACGCCAACCGAGGCCCTGAGCCTCTTCGGAAACGTCTCGACGGCCTTTCAGGTGCCGACGACGACCGAGCTCGTGAATCCGGACGGACCGGGCTTCAACCCCAACATCCAACCGCAGACCGCCCGCAGCTACGAGCTCGGGCTGCGATTCGGGCCACCGCATCTCGACATGGGCGTCGCGCTCTACCGGATCGACATCGACGACGAGCTGATTCCCTTCGAGACCCCGGCAGGCCGGGTCGCGTTCCGGAACGCCGGCCGTTCGCGTCGCTACGGCGTCGAGGTGGACTGGCGCAGCGAGCTTCTGCAGGGCCTCGTCTGGACGGGATCCGGAACCGCGATGCGCGCGAAGTACATCAACTACACTACCGACGACGGCGACTTCGCCGGCAACCGGGAGCCCGGCATCCCTCCCTGGTTCGTCTACCAGGAGCTCGCCTACGGCCACGACAGCGGCCTTCACGCCGCGCTCGAGGCCTACCTCGTCGGCGGCTACTTCGTCGACGATGCCAACACCGCCACGACGCCCGGCTACGGACTCTTGAACGTGCGCTTCGGCTGGGACACGACGGTCGGCGACTGGGACGTGCAACCCTTCGTCGGGCTCCAGAACCTGACGAACGCCCGCTACGACGGCACGGTGCGGCTAAACGCGTTCGGCGGGCGCTACTACGAGCCCGCGCCGAGTTTCAACGTGTACGGCGGCGTGCGAATCGCCCAGTCCTTCGGCTGA
- a CDS encoding 4a-hydroxytetrahydrobiopterin dehydratase → MGRPTKLSDVEIRDRLGTVPGWSLIDGKLRREFKFARFVEAFGFMSSLALVAEKIDHHPEWSNVYNRVVIELQTHDANGITELDFELATAANRLAENAS, encoded by the coding sequence ATGGGACGCCCCACGAAGCTCTCGGACGTAGAAATCCGGGACCGCCTCGGCACGGTGCCGGGCTGGTCCCTCATCGACGGGAAGCTTCGGCGCGAGTTCAAGTTCGCGCGCTTCGTCGAGGCCTTCGGATTCATGAGCAGCCTCGCTCTCGTGGCCGAGAAGATCGACCACCACCCGGAGTGGAGCAACGTCTACAATCGCGTCGTCATCGAGCTGCAGACGCACGATGCGAATGGCATCACCGAGCTCGACTTCGAGCTGGCAACGGCGGCGAACCGCCTCGCGGAGAACGCATCATGA
- a CDS encoding EAL domain-containing protein has translation MIKVLLVEDNPADAAHIMALLCEVDREDFAVTYEASVPEAVARLSRETFDAALLELTLAGAGDLPGLTDIKAQAPLLPIVLLCARGQQKAATAALKHGAQDYIEEDDRSSELLSRSILYAINRAQAAEQLAFLSRHDPLTGLANRTAFRERIAQALARSGRNQQPGALLLVDLDSFKAVNDTRGHDVGDLLLRDVADQLRKFVRPYDVIARLGGDEFGILLENVDEARDAGKLAHRLLESIAEPVVIGGHEIFSTASLGAAVFPFDGADAPSLLRNADFAMYRAKRQGGGTAAFYTPSMGARIREQLALEHDLHRALAHDEFLLHYQPQVSLTSGRIVGLEALVRWQHPERGLVPPNAFIPAAEKSGIIGALGEWALRTACLQRQQWAEEGLDLGRIAVNLSPRQLTGNGFVAVTERTLREVGLDPKLLELEITEALFLEHDQPTIEKLSRLKQLGLRISIDDFGTGYSCLSRLTNLPVDALKIDRSFVSQASDQQNAAVTRAIIALARELELGVTCEGVETEKHATFLQQCGCDVIQGNLVSTPRPPEDIPTWAAERRRRVTSPTAPSGCTEPTREARDHSANVA, from the coding sequence ATGATCAAGGTTTTGCTCGTCGAGGACAACCCCGCGGATGCGGCTCACATCATGGCGCTCCTGTGCGAGGTCGATCGTGAGGATTTCGCGGTCACCTATGAAGCGTCCGTCCCCGAAGCCGTTGCGCGTCTCTCGCGAGAGACGTTCGATGCGGCGCTTCTCGAGTTGACTCTGGCCGGCGCGGGAGACCTCCCCGGCCTGACCGACATCAAGGCGCAGGCTCCCCTCCTGCCCATCGTCCTGCTCTGCGCGCGCGGCCAACAAAAGGCCGCCACCGCCGCTCTGAAACACGGGGCGCAGGACTACATCGAGGAAGATGATCGCTCCAGTGAGCTCCTCTCCCGCTCGATCCTGTACGCCATCAATCGCGCCCAGGCGGCCGAACAGCTGGCCTTTCTCTCCCGTCACGATCCGCTCACAGGCCTCGCGAACCGAACGGCCTTCCGCGAACGCATCGCTCAGGCACTCGCCCGGAGCGGGCGAAACCAGCAGCCGGGCGCTCTCCTCCTCGTCGACCTGGACTCGTTCAAGGCAGTGAACGACACAAGAGGCCACGACGTCGGTGACCTCCTGCTGCGCGACGTCGCGGATCAACTGAGGAAGTTCGTACGCCCGTACGACGTCATCGCGCGACTCGGTGGCGACGAGTTCGGCATCCTGCTGGAGAACGTCGACGAAGCCCGCGACGCAGGAAAGCTCGCGCACCGACTTCTGGAATCGATCGCCGAGCCCGTAGTCATCGGCGGGCACGAAATCTTCAGCACGGCCAGCCTCGGCGCCGCCGTCTTCCCGTTCGACGGAGCCGACGCACCCTCCCTTCTGCGCAATGCGGACTTCGCGATGTACCGGGCAAAGAGGCAGGGCGGTGGCACCGCGGCCTTCTACACGCCCAGCATGGGCGCGCGGATCCGCGAGCAGCTCGCTCTCGAGCACGATCTCCATCGAGCGCTCGCGCACGACGAGTTCCTCCTGCACTACCAACCCCAGGTGAGCCTCACGTCCGGCCGAATCGTCGGCCTCGAGGCGCTCGTGCGCTGGCAGCATCCCGAACGCGGGTTGGTTCCGCCCAATGCCTTCATCCCCGCCGCCGAGAAGTCCGGAATCATCGGCGCACTCGGCGAGTGGGCGCTCCGAACGGCCTGCCTCCAGCGACAGCAATGGGCCGAGGAAGGACTCGATCTGGGCCGGATCGCCGTGAACCTCTCGCCTCGCCAGCTCACCGGCAATGGGTTCGTCGCGGTGACCGAGCGCACCCTGCGCGAAGTCGGGCTCGATCCGAAACTGCTCGAACTCGAGATCACAGAGGCTCTGTTCCTCGAGCACGACCAACCGACGATCGAGAAGCTCTCACGCCTGAAACAGCTCGGCCTCCGAATCTCGATCGACGACTTCGGCACCGGGTACTCCTGCCTGAGCCGCCTCACGAATCTCCCGGTCGATGCCCTGAAGATCGATCGTTCGTTCGTAAGCCAGGCGAGCGACCAACAGAACGCGGCCGTCACCCGAGCGATCATCGCGCTCGCGCGCGAACTCGAGCTCGGCGTCACGTGCGAGGGTGTCGAAACCGAGAAACACGCGACCTTCTTGCAGCAGTGCGGCTGCGACGTGATCCAGGGGAACCTCGTGTCGACCCCTCGTCCGCCGGAGGACATCCCGACGTGGGCCGCGGAAAGGCGTCGTCGGGTGACGAGTCCGACCGCCCCGAGTGGCTGCACTGAGCCGACTCGCGAGGCACGAGACCACTCTGCTAACGTTGCATGA
- a CDS encoding chloride channel protein, translating to MAGDEETGTDDTVAARGLQPGWAGWRQNLFSVAAMRRHAVWVAAAAASGLGAYLFNYTEQLSQESRAWMTGISPFLPAGVVSISLVIICALRDRVFPGTDGTGIPQTIAALKIPDGPERTKVLSVRIMIGKMLLLVMGLFAGPTIGREGPSVHVAACLMYLSTRFANFQHHLVQRGLILAGGAAGIAAAFNTPIAGAVFAFEEIGRSFEKDNAGTIVRTAVVACIVNLIFLGDYYFYGRIDVGLATLEEWLLVPVIGIVGGLLGGTFAQGVVSVNRLLSPLRAKHPHLVALGLGVGLGVIGLVSGGLSYGSGYPAAEGILIHGESYPIYLAPVVAAGNFITLLSGIPGGLFDPSLTTGAALGQITQPLFPNIDPQALVLLWMVSYFSGVVQSPITAFVILIEMTSAHYMALPLALAALLAYEMSHLICRTSLYESLAESFLAGMQPAKK from the coding sequence ATGGCCGGAGACGAGGAGACGGGGACGGACGACACCGTTGCAGCCCGCGGGCTGCAACCGGGGTGGGCAGGCTGGCGACAGAACCTATTTTCCGTCGCCGCGATGCGACGGCATGCGGTGTGGGTGGCCGCGGCCGCGGCGAGTGGGCTCGGTGCCTACCTCTTCAACTACACCGAGCAACTGAGCCAGGAGAGCCGTGCGTGGATGACGGGCATCTCGCCCTTCCTCCCTGCAGGCGTCGTCAGTATCTCGCTCGTCATCATCTGCGCACTGCGCGACCGCGTCTTCCCAGGGACCGACGGCACCGGAATTCCGCAGACCATCGCCGCGCTCAAGATCCCCGACGGACCGGAGCGCACTAAGGTCCTGTCGGTTCGGATCATGATCGGCAAGATGCTGCTCCTCGTCATGGGGCTGTTCGCCGGTCCGACGATCGGGCGCGAAGGCCCGTCCGTGCACGTCGCCGCGTGCTTGATGTACCTCTCGACGCGCTTCGCGAACTTCCAGCATCACCTCGTCCAGCGCGGACTCATCCTCGCCGGCGGCGCCGCGGGGATCGCTGCCGCCTTCAACACGCCGATCGCCGGGGCGGTGTTCGCTTTCGAGGAAATCGGACGATCCTTCGAGAAGGACAACGCCGGCACGATCGTTCGTACGGCGGTGGTCGCGTGCATCGTGAACCTGATCTTCCTCGGCGACTACTACTTCTACGGCCGGATCGACGTCGGCCTCGCGACGCTCGAGGAATGGCTCCTCGTGCCCGTGATCGGGATCGTCGGCGGACTGCTCGGCGGCACTTTCGCGCAGGGCGTCGTCTCCGTGAACCGCCTCCTCTCACCGTTGCGCGCGAAGCACCCACACCTGGTCGCCCTCGGGCTGGGCGTCGGACTCGGCGTGATCGGGCTGGTCTCCGGCGGGCTGAGCTACGGGAGCGGATACCCGGCCGCCGAGGGCATCCTGATCCACGGAGAGTCCTACCCGATCTACCTCGCGCCGGTCGTCGCGGCAGGCAACTTCATCACGCTGCTCTCGGGCATCCCAGGCGGACTCTTCGATCCGAGCCTCACGACAGGCGCCGCGCTCGGACAGATCACGCAACCGCTGTTCCCGAACATCGACCCCCAGGCACTCGTCCTTCTGTGGATGGTCTCCTACTTCAGCGGGGTAGTGCAGAGCCCGATCACGGCCTTCGTGATCCTGATTGAAATGACCAGTGCGCACTACATGGCCCTGCCCCTCGCGCTCGCCGCGCTGCTCGCGTACGAAATGTCTCACCTGATCTGTCGGACATCGCTGTACGAGTCGCTCGCGGAGAGTTTCCTCGCCGGGATGCAGCCGGCAAAGAAATAG
- a CDS encoding GTPase domain-containing protein yields MNLVTLSLISHTNVGKTTLARTLLRTDVGEVLDQAHVTEVSEAYDLVKTKEACLRLWDTPGLGDSARLVGRLQKEGNPLGWFLHQVWDRYRDRSLFCSQQAVRNIQREADVVLYLVNTSEEPEEAGYVPHEMELLGWIGKPVLVLLNQTGIAGSERDEAAFQQWTAAVKPWPIVRDVLPLDAFTRCWVQEGVLLERVAGIIDGEPHETMQDLASAWERGNLSIFERACSQVGRYVLTAALDRETLTGQGLGQTEKRRAMRVLAQRLDDTTRRLMDSLIADHGLVGRYQTDARERLEQDFDSPGEKAWTSGRAGVLGAAMGGAAGGLVADVAVAGLSFGGGAVAGALLGAAGAMGLRRGFQFVRAEQTPEVRWAAEFLDQLLRQSLLRYLAVAHFGRGRGEWRETGNPERWNALVEAAISGAGDQFSELTTRLRGAGEEPPGMEDQFSTYVRHVLTEVLSTAYPQAAHILRTTQSAANSGENS; encoded by the coding sequence ATGAATCTCGTCACCTTGAGCCTGATTTCTCACACCAACGTCGGCAAGACGACACTCGCGCGTACGCTCTTGCGCACCGATGTCGGGGAGGTTCTCGACCAGGCGCACGTGACCGAGGTGAGCGAGGCTTACGATCTCGTGAAGACCAAGGAAGCCTGCCTGCGCCTCTGGGATACGCCGGGCCTGGGCGATTCTGCGCGATTGGTCGGTCGACTCCAGAAGGAGGGGAACCCGCTCGGCTGGTTCCTCCATCAAGTCTGGGATCGGTATCGGGACCGCTCTCTGTTCTGCAGTCAGCAAGCCGTCCGCAACATCCAACGCGAGGCCGACGTCGTCCTCTACCTCGTGAACACTTCGGAGGAGCCGGAGGAGGCCGGCTACGTGCCGCACGAGATGGAGCTCCTCGGTTGGATCGGGAAGCCGGTGCTCGTACTGCTGAACCAGACGGGCATCGCAGGGTCCGAGCGCGATGAGGCGGCCTTCCAGCAGTGGACGGCCGCGGTGAAGCCCTGGCCGATCGTGCGCGACGTACTTCCGCTCGACGCGTTCACGCGCTGTTGGGTGCAGGAGGGCGTGTTGCTCGAGCGCGTTGCGGGGATCATCGACGGAGAGCCGCACGAGACCATGCAGGACCTCGCCAGCGCATGGGAGCGCGGGAACCTCTCCATCTTCGAGCGCGCATGCAGTCAGGTAGGACGGTACGTGCTGACGGCTGCGCTCGACCGCGAGACGCTCACGGGGCAGGGCCTGGGGCAAACGGAGAAGCGACGCGCGATGCGCGTCCTCGCGCAGCGGTTGGACGACACGACCCGCAGGTTGATGGACAGTCTCATCGCCGACCACGGTCTGGTCGGTCGCTATCAAACGGACGCGCGCGAGCGCCTCGAACAAGACTTCGATTCGCCGGGCGAGAAGGCGTGGACGTCCGGGCGCGCCGGCGTTCTCGGCGCCGCGATGGGCGGTGCCGCGGGCGGTCTGGTTGCCGACGTCGCCGTGGCCGGATTGTCGTTTGGCGGCGGTGCGGTTGCCGGCGCCTTGCTCGGTGCCGCCGGTGCTATGGGGCTCCGCAGGGGGTTTCAGTTCGTAAGAGCCGAGCAGACGCCTGAGGTTCGGTGGGCGGCGGAGTTCCTCGACCAACTCCTGCGGCAGTCGCTTCTGCGGTATCTGGCGGTGGCCCATTTCGGTCGCGGCCGCGGGGAATGGCGCGAAACGGGCAATCCCGAGCGGTGGAACGCCCTTGTGGAAGCTGCGATTTCCGGCGCGGGCGATCAGTTCTCGGAGCTGACCACCCGGCTGCGGGGCGCCGGCGAGGAGCCCCCCGGTATGGAGGACCAGTTCTCCACTTACGTCCGGCATGTGCTCACAGAAGTGCTTTCCACAGCCTATCCGCAGGCTGCGCACATCCTGCGGACAACCCAATCCGCAGCGAATTCTGGGGAGAATTCCTGA
- the pgi gene encoding glucose-6-phosphate isomerase, with protein MGGKPTSWDEWKALERHQNEIEGRHLRDLFAEDPDRGKRLSLDVLDLYTDFSKNRLTDETLGLLRGLAQRAGLSTGISAMFAGEKINITEDRAVLHVALRAPRDAVIEVDGENVVPTVHAVLDKMADFSDRVRSGAWKGHTGKRIKNVVNVGIGGSDLGPAMAYEALKKFSERSMTFQYVSNVDATAFAEAVQGLDPAETLFIICSKTFTTLETLANAHTARKWALDALGDESAVAKHFVAVSTNAEEVSKFGIDTANMFEMWDWVGGRYSYDSAIGLSLMIAIGPRGFREMLDGFHAMDEHFRTAPLEENLPVTLALIGLWYNDFFGAQTQSILPYNQYLWRLTSYLQQLDMESNGKSVDRDGAPIDDYQTGPIVWGQPGTNGQHAYYQLIHQGTKLIPCDFIGFAKPSNDLGEHHEFLMANCLAQTEALAFGKTAEEVRSEGVDEATVPHRTFRGNHPTTTILVKNELTPHILGQIIALYEHKIFTQGWIWRINSFDQWGVELGKVLANRIIPELQSEADPELGHDGSTNELIRLFRKYRDG; from the coding sequence ATGGGCGGAAAGCCGACCAGCTGGGATGAGTGGAAGGCGCTGGAGAGACATCAGAACGAGATCGAGGGGCGCCATCTGCGCGACCTGTTTGCCGAGGATCCGGACCGGGGCAAGCGTCTCTCCCTCGACGTCCTCGACCTTTACACCGACTTCTCGAAGAACCGGTTGACCGACGAGACGCTCGGACTCCTGCGGGGCCTCGCCCAACGGGCCGGGCTCTCCACGGGGATCTCCGCGATGTTCGCGGGCGAGAAGATCAACATCACCGAGGATCGGGCGGTCCTGCACGTCGCCCTGCGGGCCCCGCGCGATGCCGTGATCGAGGTCGACGGCGAAAACGTCGTCCCGACGGTGCACGCCGTCCTCGACAAGATGGCCGACTTCTCAGATCGCGTCCGGAGCGGCGCGTGGAAGGGCCACACCGGCAAGCGCATCAAGAACGTCGTCAACGTCGGGATCGGCGGCTCGGATCTCGGTCCGGCGATGGCCTACGAGGCCCTGAAGAAGTTCAGCGAGCGCTCGATGACGTTTCAGTACGTCTCGAACGTCGACGCAACGGCGTTTGCCGAGGCCGTCCAGGGGCTCGATCCCGCCGAGACGCTCTTCATCATCTGCTCCAAGACGTTCACGACCCTCGAGACCCTCGCCAACGCGCACACCGCGCGGAAGTGGGCACTCGACGCGCTCGGAGACGAGAGCGCCGTCGCAAAGCACTTCGTCGCGGTGTCGACCAACGCCGAGGAGGTTTCTAAGTTCGGCATCGACACGGCCAACATGTTCGAGATGTGGGACTGGGTCGGTGGTCGCTACTCGTACGACTCCGCGATCGGCCTTTCGCTCATGATCGCGATCGGCCCGCGTGGGTTCCGCGAAATGCTCGACGGCTTTCACGCAATGGACGAGCATTTCCGGACCGCGCCGCTCGAAGAGAACCTCCCGGTGACCCTCGCGCTCATCGGGCTTTGGTACAACGACTTCTTCGGTGCCCAGACCCAGTCGATCCTGCCGTACAACCAGTACCTCTGGCGCCTGACGTCGTACCTCCAGCAGCTCGACATGGAGAGCAACGGCAAGTCGGTGGATCGAGACGGCGCCCCCATCGACGACTATCAGACCGGCCCGATCGTGTGGGGGCAACCCGGCACGAACGGCCAACACGCCTACTACCAGCTCATCCATCAGGGCACGAAGCTCATACCGTGCGACTTCATCGGCTTCGCGAAGCCGTCGAACGATCTGGGCGAGCACCACGAGTTCCTGATGGCGAACTGCCTGGCCCAGACCGAAGCGCTCGCGTTCGGCAAGACCGCCGAAGAGGTCCGGAGCGAAGGCGTCGACGAAGCCACCGTCCCGCACCGCACTTTCCGCGGAAACCACCCCACGACGACGATCCTCGTGAAGAACGAGCTCACCCCGCACATCCTCGGACAGATCATCGCGCTCTACGAGCACAAGATCTTCACGCAGGGCTGGATCTGGCGCATCAACTCTTTCGACCAATGGGGCGTCGAGCTCGGCAAGGTCCTGGCCAACCGCATCATTCCCGAGCTGCAGTCGGAAGCCGATCCCGAACTGGGCCACGACGGGTCGACCAACGAGCTGATCCGCCTGTTCCGTAAGTACCGCGACGGATAG
- a CDS encoding crotonase/enoyl-CoA hydratase family protein: MSDLVTVEIDGGVADVRLNRPEKYNALSTDMFKSITNTALSLAEDTSLRAVVLSGNGKGFCAGLDFQSFQAMAGGGNGAAESDVPTPKLGKPANMFQAVAYLWKAMPVPVIAALHGVAYGGGFQIALGADIRIARPDARLSVLEIKWGLIPDMGITQTARGVIRLDVLKELTFTGRVVSGNEAQALGIVTRVSENPLEDALALAREIATKSPHAIRSGKKLFSEGMETSAEESLGLEAAIQGKLLGTPNQVESVMSNMEKRPASYADPE; the protein is encoded by the coding sequence ATGAGTGATCTCGTCACAGTCGAAATCGACGGAGGCGTCGCCGACGTTCGTTTGAACCGCCCCGAAAAGTACAACGCGCTCTCGACCGACATGTTCAAGTCGATCACGAACACGGCCCTGAGTCTCGCCGAGGACACCTCGCTGCGCGCGGTCGTTCTGTCCGGCAACGGCAAAGGCTTCTGCGCCGGCCTCGACTTCCAATCGTTCCAGGCCATGGCAGGCGGCGGCAATGGCGCCGCCGAGTCCGACGTTCCCACCCCGAAGCTCGGCAAACCCGCGAACATGTTCCAGGCCGTAGCCTACCTCTGGAAGGCGATGCCGGTCCCCGTCATCGCCGCGCTGCACGGAGTCGCCTACGGCGGCGGCTTTCAGATCGCCCTGGGCGCCGATATCCGAATCGCGCGCCCCGACGCGCGACTGAGTGTGCTCGAGATCAAATGGGGCCTGATCCCCGACATGGGAATCACGCAAACCGCACGCGGCGTCATCCGGCTCGACGTCCTGAAGGAGCTCACGTTCACCGGGCGCGTCGTGAGCGGCAACGAGGCTCAGGCGCTCGGGATCGTCACGCGGGTGAGCGAGAACCCGCTCGAAGATGCGCTCGCGCTAGCCCGAGAGATCGCAACGAAGTCCCCGCACGCGATCCGGTCCGGCAAGAAGCTGTTCTCCGAGGGCATGGAAACGTCGGCAGAAGAATCGCTCGGCCTCGAGGCGGCGATTCAAGGCAAGCTCCTCGGCACGCCGAACCAGGTCGAGTCGGTGATGTCGAACATGGAGAAACGTCCCGCCTCGTACGCCGACCCGGAGTAG